One Cardiocondyla obscurior isolate alpha-2009 linkage group LG11, Cobs3.1, whole genome shotgun sequence DNA segment encodes these proteins:
- the LOC139106563 gene encoding juvenile hormone esterase-like isoform X1 yields MDNNRVDVYVREGRLIGIVEETVYGDRYVAFRGIPYAKPPVGELRFKDPVPSEPWLGGKDASKHGNMSVQFDIMIKKMVGDEDCLYLNVYTPDIIKKRAVMVWIHGGGFSVGSGDAAIYGPDFIVRKDVVLVTLNYRLGALGFLNLNDKVATGNQGLKDVVMALRWVQRNISQFGGDPKNVTIFGESAGGAIVHYLTLSPLATGLFHKAISQSGVATNPWAFTDNEWTNEATNKSFQLAKKLGRTTSDPKAAYEFLKTIDAKKLVETTYKHFTKETDPLNQIVIFTPTLDYESPDPFFPEHPLTLMHRGVKVPFLLGNTSCEGSFFICNNLFGHISKEALEKVDSDFKSTITPRLLATLPKIPITVEELRFLYFRDKAISEETLMNYADFLGDALFYRGNMEVADVQINSDDAPTYLYKFSYDSDSYIAKKIFGVTLPGVSHGEDIFYLFYPYMMKENNVPPPDFNSEDFKVIDYLTQMWTDFAKTGDPTPAITDLTPIKWAPLKRGDVYDYLNIDIEPRMEFIRKGEHRSDWKNMKHKL; encoded by the exons ATGGACAACAACCGAGTGGACGTATACGTGCGCGAAGGAAGATTAATCGGCATAGTTGAGGAAACTGTCTATGGCGATCGCTACGTCGCCTTCCGAGGAATACCATACGCTAAACCGCCTGTTGGCGAACTCAGATTCAAG GACCCGGTACCGTCGGAACCATGGCTTGGCGGCAAGGATGCCTCGAAACATGGAAATATGTCTGTTCAATTTgatataatgataaaaaaaatggtagGCGATGAAGATTGCCTCTATCTTAATGTATATACTCcagacattattaaaaaacgtgCAGTTATGGTTTGGATACACGGAGGCGGTTTCTCCGTGGGATCCGGTGATGCTGCTATATATGGCCCTGACTTTATTGTTCGGAAGGACGTAGTACTCGTTACGTTAAATTACAGATTAGGAGCTCTCG GCTTCTTGAATCTCAATGATAAAGTGGCAACAGGTAATCAAGGTCTAAAGGATGTGGTTATGGCATTACGATGGGTTCAGAGAAATATATCACAATTTGGTGGTGACCCAAAAAACGTCACGATCTTTGGTGAAAGTGCTGGTGGAGCTATCGTTCATTATTTAACTCTGTCTCCGTTAGCTACAG GTTTATTTCATAAAGCGATATCGCAAAGTGGCGTCGCCACGAATCCGTGGGCCTTTACTGACAATGAGTGGACAAACGAAGCGACGAACAAAAGTTTTCAACTTGCCAAAAAACTTGGGAGAACTACATCAGATCCTAAAGCTGCCTACGAATTTCTTAAAACAATTGACGCGAAAAAACTCGTCGAAACTACATATAAACACTTTACCAAAGAAACA GATCCTCTGAAccaaattgtaatatttacgCCTACTTTAGATTACGAATCACCAGATCCATTCTTTCCGGAACACCCACTCACGTTAATGCATCGCGGAGTTAAAGTGCCATTTCTTTTAGGAAATACCAGTTGCGAAGGGTCTTTTTTCATATGCAACAACCTCTTCGGGC aTATAAGCAAAGAAGCTCTTGAAAAAGTTGATTCCGATTTTAAGAGTACTATAACGCCTAGACTTTTAGCTACATTACCAAAGATACCGATCACAGTCGAAGAattacgatttttatattttcgtgaTAAAGCTATATCGGAAGAAACTCTAATGAATTATGCTGATTTTCTTGGCGATGCTCTGTTTTATCGCGGTAACATGGAAGTGGCCGATGTTCAAATAAATTCCGATGACGCGCCaacatatttatacaaattttcatATGATTCTGACTCTTATAtcgcaaagaaaatatttggaGTTACGCTTCCAG GAGTGTCTCATGGCGAggacatattttatttattttatccttatatgatgaaagaaaataatgtaccACCACCTGACTTTAATTCGGAAGACTTTAAAGTAATAGATTACTTAACGCAAATGTGGACAGATTTTGCCAAAACAgg AGATCCAACGCCTGCTATTACAGATTTAACTCCAATCAAATGGGCTCCATTAAAACGTGGTGATGTgtacgattatttaaatattgatatcgAACCTCGAATGGAATTTATTCGTAAAGGAGAACATCGCAGCGATTGGAAGAATAtgaaacataaattataa
- the LOC139106564 gene encoding UDP-glucosyltransferase 2-like produces the protein MKTLLPVLLVILACNQITSYRILGVFPLHGKSHWSTQEALMKDLAARGHQVDVVTQFPQEKPIPNYKDISLKGSLPQVINNVTAADISNFGGTSINSLVEMAGTSVCRLLAHPKMQELIKNSPHENPPYDIVIVESFVAPCFLAFGRYLKVPLVVTVTSIFHDWLNDLSGNPMNPAYVTSLFAPFSQRMNFKERLTNFFLKHYLTWQMYYYTNQQQLPLVKEYFGLDLPHINDLFKDVSVYLVNSHYSLNGIRPLTTNVIEIGGLHVRDDNTPLSPEVKKWLDESTHGCIYFTFGSMVRIETFPKELLQQIYASFEKIAPVRILMKIAKKEELLPGLPKNVMTQSWFPQITVLKHKNIRAFITHGGLLGTQEAVHVGVPMIGIPLFGDQRINIKNYVNKNVAISLNSVEEVTEEKLTSALNTILKDSSYYENVKKLSKQFLDRPTNASDMAVFWVEYVAKYGNILQSPALDLNWWQYHLLDIYALIFAVITTVLFTALFVLRKLKKLVFGSRPGVKKDSVATKSKKNK, from the exons ATGAAGACATTGCTACCAGTTCTACTCGTGATTTTGGCTTGCAACCAAATTACTAGTTATCGAATTCTCGGTGTATTCCCGTTACATGGCAAGAGTCATTGGAGCACACAAGAGGCATTAATGAAGGATTTGGCGGCACGCGGTCATCAAGTAGACGTGGTCACGCAGTTTCCGCAAGAAAAACCAATACCGAATTACAAAGATATTAGTCTAAAAGGCTCTCTTCCACAAGTCATAAATAATGTCACCGCGGCGGATATATCAAATTTTGGCGGCACGTCTATAAACAGTCTAGTTGAGATGGCCGGGACCTCTGTTTGCAGGCTGTTGGCCCACCCAAAAATGCAAGAGTTGATCAAAAATTCACCGCATGAAAATCCACCGTATGATATAGTTATCGTAgag TCGTTCGTGGCACCATGCTTCCTAGCCTTTGGCCGTTATCTCAAAGTTCCCCTAGTCGTCACGGTCACCAGCATTTTTCACGACTGGCTTAACGACCTGTCCGGCAATCCGATGAACCCTGCCTACGTCACGAGCCTTTTTGCGCCATTCAGCCAACGTATGAATTTCAAGGAACGtttaacaaatttctttttgaaacATTACCTCACTTGGCAAATGTACTATTACACGAATCAACAACAACTACCGCTTGTAAAGGAATACTTTGGGTTGGATTTGCCGCATATCAACGACTTATTTAAGGATGTATCTGTATATCTAGTCAATTCCCATTACTCGTTGAACGGCATCAGACCGTTGACCACTAACGTGATCGAGATCGGCGGTCTACATGTCAGAGACGACAATACTCCACTGTCACCG GAAGTGAAAAAATGGCTGGATGAAAGCACACATGGTTGCATCTACTTTACTTTTGGTTCCATGGTAAGGATCGAAACTTTCCCGAAAGAACTACTCCAACAAATTTACGCGTCCTTCGAGAAGATTGCACCGGTTCGTATATTGAtgaaaattgcgaaaaaagAGGAACTATTGCCCGGATTACCGAAGAATGTTATGACGCAATCCTGGTTCCCGCAGATTACCGTTCTCa AACATAAAAAcattcgagcttttattacGCATGGCGGGCTCCTTGGGACGCAAGAAGCAGTTCACGTTGGAGTTCCTATGATTGGCATTCCTCTATTTGGCGATCAACGCAtcaacataaaaaattacgtcaaCAAAAACGTGGCTATTTCGCTTAATTCAGTGGAAGAAGTTACCGAGGAAAAATTAACTTCCgcattaaatacaattttaaaggATTCTTCTTACTA TGAAAATGTGAAAAAGCTGTCTAAACAATTCCTCGATCGACCGACGAATGCTTCGGATATGGCCGTATTCTGGGTGGAGTATGTCGCAAAATATGGAAACATACTTCAATCGCCAGCCCTTGATCTCAATTGGTGGCAATATCATCTATTGGACATTTACGCCTTGATATTCGCCGTAATAACTACCGTGCTTTTTACCGCGCTGTTTGTTCTccgaaaattaaagaaactcGTGTTCGGATCGCGTCCTGGCGTTAAAAAAGATAGCGTAGCAACAAAGTCAAAGAAGAATAAATGA
- the LOC139106563 gene encoding juvenile hormone esterase-like isoform X2 — translation MDNNRVDVYVREGRLIGIVEETVYGDRYVAFRGIPYAKPPVGELRFKDPVPSEPWLGGKDASKHGNMSVQFDIMIKKMVGDEDCLYLNVYTPDIIKKRAVMVWIHGGGFSVGSGDAAIYGPDFIVRKDVVLVTLNYRLGALGFLNLNDKVATGNQGLKDVVMALRWVQRNISQFGGDPKNVTIFGESAGGAIVHYLTLSPLATGLFHKAISQSGVATNPWAFTDNEWTNEATNKSFQLAKKLGRTTSDPKAAYEFLKTIDAKKLVETTYKHFTKETDPLNQIVIFTPTLDYESPDPFFPEHPLTLMHRGVKVPFLLGNTSCEGSFFICNNLFGHISKEALEKVDSDFKSTITPRLLATLPKIPITVEELRFLYFRDKAISEETLMNYADFLGDALFYRGNMEVADVQINSDDAPTYLYKFSYDSDSYIAKKIFGVTLPEIQRLLLQI, via the exons ATGGACAACAACCGAGTGGACGTATACGTGCGCGAAGGAAGATTAATCGGCATAGTTGAGGAAACTGTCTATGGCGATCGCTACGTCGCCTTCCGAGGAATACCATACGCTAAACCGCCTGTTGGCGAACTCAGATTCAAG GACCCGGTACCGTCGGAACCATGGCTTGGCGGCAAGGATGCCTCGAAACATGGAAATATGTCTGTTCAATTTgatataatgataaaaaaaatggtagGCGATGAAGATTGCCTCTATCTTAATGTATATACTCcagacattattaaaaaacgtgCAGTTATGGTTTGGATACACGGAGGCGGTTTCTCCGTGGGATCCGGTGATGCTGCTATATATGGCCCTGACTTTATTGTTCGGAAGGACGTAGTACTCGTTACGTTAAATTACAGATTAGGAGCTCTCG GCTTCTTGAATCTCAATGATAAAGTGGCAACAGGTAATCAAGGTCTAAAGGATGTGGTTATGGCATTACGATGGGTTCAGAGAAATATATCACAATTTGGTGGTGACCCAAAAAACGTCACGATCTTTGGTGAAAGTGCTGGTGGAGCTATCGTTCATTATTTAACTCTGTCTCCGTTAGCTACAG GTTTATTTCATAAAGCGATATCGCAAAGTGGCGTCGCCACGAATCCGTGGGCCTTTACTGACAATGAGTGGACAAACGAAGCGACGAACAAAAGTTTTCAACTTGCCAAAAAACTTGGGAGAACTACATCAGATCCTAAAGCTGCCTACGAATTTCTTAAAACAATTGACGCGAAAAAACTCGTCGAAACTACATATAAACACTTTACCAAAGAAACA GATCCTCTGAAccaaattgtaatatttacgCCTACTTTAGATTACGAATCACCAGATCCATTCTTTCCGGAACACCCACTCACGTTAATGCATCGCGGAGTTAAAGTGCCATTTCTTTTAGGAAATACCAGTTGCGAAGGGTCTTTTTTCATATGCAACAACCTCTTCGGGC aTATAAGCAAAGAAGCTCTTGAAAAAGTTGATTCCGATTTTAAGAGTACTATAACGCCTAGACTTTTAGCTACATTACCAAAGATACCGATCACAGTCGAAGAattacgatttttatattttcgtgaTAAAGCTATATCGGAAGAAACTCTAATGAATTATGCTGATTTTCTTGGCGATGCTCTGTTTTATCGCGGTAACATGGAAGTGGCCGATGTTCAAATAAATTCCGATGACGCGCCaacatatttatacaaattttcatATGATTCTGACTCTTATAtcgcaaagaaaatatttggaGTTACGCTTCCAG AGATCCAACGCCTGCTATTACAGATTTAA